The candidate division WOR-3 bacterium genomic interval GTTGGTCTCTGGCATTCCCAGGCAGGAGCGGGACAGGATTCACTGGCGTTTTGGAATCTGTATTATAATTATTCAACGGATGGTGGGTTGACCTGGCATACACCGCGTAATATTACAGGCAGTTTTGGTTATCGGCATGGGCTGGCGCAAATTGCCAAGCGGATTGATACCCAGAATAATCAATTCTTTTATGTCTTTGGTCAGGATATGGTTGCAGATTTAGACCCGATATGGATGTGCTGGAAGGGCTGGCTGTATACTCATCCGGCAAGGTGGTACTGGGGCAGGCAACCGATTATGGGGATTGTTGAGCAGAAACAGAAAAAACCAGCAAAATTTTCTTTAAATATTTCCCCCAATCCGGGAAGGGATAATGTGGTGATTACTTATACTACTCCTGAAGCAGGGCATATTTCTTTAAAAGTCTATTCCATTGATGGCCGGCTGGTAAGGATAATTGAAAATGGGTTTAAGAATGCAGGAAGATATAAGTTAGACTGCTCACTAAGGGATTTAAATTCTGGGATATTTATTGTCCAACTGGAAACAGAACGGCAGAATGTAAACCGCTCCATAATAGTTGCTAAATAAGCTGTTAGTCTTTATAAGGTTAAAACATAACTTGATTTTTTAAGAAGCATAGGTATAATTAAAAAAATGGAGGAAAAATGGCCAGTCTTTTTCTGACGGTCTTTCTTTTCAGCGGAATTGCCGGCAAAATTCAAGGAGTTGTAAAGGACGAAGATACTAAAGAACCCATTGTCGCTGCGGATGTAATTATTTTAAATACCGAGATAGGTGCTGCCACCGATGACAATGGCAATTTTTTTATCTTAAATGTCCCTTCAGGTAGATATACAGTTGAAATCTCCTGCTTGGGCTATCAGACAAAGAGGATTGAAAATGTTCTGGTTGAAGTTGACCGAACCACAAGGCTCAATGTAACATTAAAACAGACTGCCATTGAGATTGCACCGGTTACGGTCTATGGAGAAACTCCAACGATAAAAAAGGATTATGTTGCTACAACCCAGATTGTGCGTAAAGCCGAGATTGCCACATTGCCTGTTGATTATACACCAGCAGTAATCACATTCCAGGCAGCCGTGGCAAAGACCGATACTGCCCTACATGTCCGTGGTGGTAGGGCAACTGAAGTCCAGTATATGGTTGATAATGTTTCAATCATTGACCCTCAGACCGGGGATGTCGCAATTGAGATATCAAAAGGGATTGTTGAAGAAGTGATATTTCTGCCTGGAGGTTTTGATGCCGAATATGGCAGGGCAATGTCCGGAGTGGTGAATTTAATCTCAGAAAGACCGCAGAAAAAGTTACAGGGAAATCTGTATGCCAAGACCGAAAAGATTATGCCTTTTTATTATGACTTTGGTTATGAGAATCATCAATCCACAATTCATTTACCTGCCACAAGAAACTTGCAGGGGCTTGCCTCAATAGATATTATGCAAACCCAGGATTGGGACCCAAGATTATATATATTGCCCCATAAACAAAGAGGAGATTATTCAATCTACAGCAAATGGCTTTTTACACCTTCGGGTAAGATTAAATTGAGCTTAAGTGGGGCAAAATCAAGAAGTCAATTTGACCGATATTCGGGTCCAGATCCATTTTTTAAATTCTATCTTGACCATTATCGTTCTGATATGCGCAAGGGTGAACTTGCTGCACTAAATTTAAACTATCTGCCCGATAATAAAAAATTATTCAATCTCACAGTTAGTAGACTCTATACACAAAAGACTTATGGTGTTCGTGAACCCGGAATTTATGGAATATTTGATGATTTCAAGTTCCGCGATTACCGAACGCTGAAATGGCCTCGGGGAACCCACAGGAATCCATTTGGTGTGGCTTATTATAAAGTTATAAGTGAAGGTGATTATCCCCAGTATCAGGAAAAGAATTCAGAAGTGTATAATATCAACTTTAAAGCCAATCTTCAACTACATCAGTATCATGAATTAAAGACCGGGGTTGAATATATCTATCAGAATCTTGATAATTTTACATATTTTGTCTGCACTGATACCTTGAATCCAATTGCGGATGATTACAACCATCAACCAAAGGAATATTCAATTTATGTCCAGGACAATATTGATATCAAGGGATTCTATGCAAAACTTGGTGCACGATATGACTACTATGCAGTGGATATTGAAGGCGCTAAACCCCAGATAAATATCTCACCCAGAATAGGCTGTTCATTTCTGGTGACCGAAAATTTCCTTTTCCGTGCCAACATTGGCAGATATGTCCAGCCGCCTTTATATGATTATGTCTATTCTTTTTATGAACTTCTGCCTCTTGCACCACAATACTACAATTTCATATCAATTGTGGGAAATCCTGAGTTAAAACCCGAGAAGACATTGAGTTACGAAATTGGATTTCAGGGATTGATAAAAGAAAATCTCACTGCAACAACAAATCTTTTTTACAAAGATGTTTCAGACTTGACTGGCACGCGTTATATTGTGCAATTACCACTTGGCTATTTCCAGTATTTCAATGTAGAATATGCCAATATCAAAGGAATGGAAACCATCTTAGAATATAGCAACAATTTCTTCTCAGGAAAAATCTCATACACCCTTTCCTGGGCAAAAGGTACGAGTTCTTATGCGGGTGAATATGCGGATACTTCTGCAAGCAGACCTGCTCAGGATTATTATCTAAACTTTGACCAGCGGCACCGAATCTTTATTCAGGGTGGAATAAAAGCACCCTTAGGGACAAATATCTATCTTCTTGCCTATTTTGGTAATGGTTTTCCTTATACCCCACCCGGCTATATGGGTAAATACGAGGAACGAAATATTTTCCGTTTGCCATTTCAGCGCCAAATTGACTGTGTAATAACAAGGGAATTTAATGTCAACAGAATATCTTTCAATCTCCAATTAGAAGTTATCAACCTTCTTGATCAGCGCTATGAAGTCGCACCCCATTATCCCTTGATGCCGTTGGAGAAAGTGCGGGCTGAGGATTTTAAGGATTATCTATCCCTGAGCAATCAATATTATAGTCCAGCGGCAGACTTCAATCACGATGGAATTGTGACGCCTTATGAAACCTTCCATTCCTTCAGGGATTTGATCATTGCTACGGATGACTGGGTCGCAGCATATACTGCTCCAAGACGGGCAAGGATTGGAATAAAAGTAAATCTATGAGAAAATTTTTTATTATTCTAACGGTGTTCATTTACTACATCGCCTATGGCCAGTCTAATATCTTGATTGAGGAAAATGCAAATTTAATCGACCAGGCAAAAAATTACTACCAGAATAAAGAATACACCATTGTTATAAAAACTCTGGAAAGCATCTTACCGCAAATTGATGAATTAAATAAAATTGAAGCCCACAAGTATTTGGGCTTCAGCTATGCTAAGATCAACGATAGGATCTCAGCCAAGGAACATCTCAAGACTCTGCTCAAATTGAATCCCCAATTTTCTTTTAAAGCTCAGGAAGTTGATTCTTCAATCATTGAAATCCTCAACGAGGCAAAAAGAGAAATCGCACACGAAGCGGCAATGTGTTCCTGTTTCATTCCGGGTGTGGGGCAGGTGTTAAAAGGTGAAGAAAGGAAAGGTAAATTGCTTATGCTGGGATCAAGTCTGAGTTTTGTTTCCACAGTGATATTATGGCTTGAAACAGAAAATAGACAGCAAAGGTACCTCGGTCTTGGTCCAGACAGTGTTGAATATATGGATGAATACTACAGTGAGTATAATAAATGGTTTCGCATTTCGGTTTCCAGTTCGGCAATATTTATTGGTTTTTATTTATTCAGCATCTGGGATGCCTATTTTTCAAATACACAGGTAAAAATTGTCAATGAGACTGGTTCATCAAATTTTATTCGGGGAAACGATTTAATAAAGATCGGCCATGAATTCAGTTTTTAATATCCCCAACCAAAGGTCGCTCATCGCTATTTTTTTCCTCCTTTTCCTCCAGTGTTTGAATGCCCCGCGTAATAATAAATATGACCCAGATAACCCCAATAAATCAGAAATCGGTGGATTCATTTATGAACCTGACAGTTTGGGTGTTCCGGGAGCCCTTGTGGATTTAATCAATTGTGCCGACAGCAACACTGAGAGAGATATTGCAGATAGTTCAGGATATTATTCATTCACCCATATCAACCCAGGGATTTACACAATTGTTGTACGAAATAAACATTATAAGGATTTGGTATTTGAAAACGAGAGTCTCTGGGCTGGGACGAAACTTTCCAGTTATAACTTTTTTCTGACCACCTTCCATTTCGAGGATGACGAAATAAACAATCCTCCATACGGATTTACCATCATTACCGGAGACTGGCGGGTAGTTTTAGAATCAGAAGACAATCAGGTTTTACGCGGCAAGGACAGCTCTGATGGCAATCCTGCAATCCTTTTTTTCCGTAATCCCCAGCGGGCATTTTTACTCGAGGTCAATCTAAAGATTGCACCCCTGTCAGGAGAAAACTGGGAAACAGGTGTATTACTGTGGTATCAAGATAGTTTAAATTATTATTGTATAACTCTTAAAAAAACCTTTGCCCAATTCTCCTTAGTGAAGAATGGTATAGTTACTGTTTTTTATACAAAACTTCTTAACATTGCTGAAAACTCCTGGCATTATCTCTCTTCAATCTATACTGGCGACGGCCTTTTGTTCTATCTTGATAATACATTTCTTTTTCCGGTATCCTTGATTAGTCGTGTCTTTGATAATGGATTCTGGGGTTTGTATGTTGCTAGCCACGAACCAGGTGTTGATGTCACAGTTGACTTTGATGAGCTTTACCTTAAAATTCCTTAATGCTTGGAGGTAAAAATGGAACTGTCTAAATTATTAAAAATTTCAGTGCTGGTAATAATTTTCAGTTTAAATGCCTGTAAATCAAACAAAGCGCCTGAAATACCATCTATTCCAAATGGTCCGGACTCCGGGGCTGTGGATAATTATACATTTTCGGCCTGGGCGAATGACCCAGACGATGATAGCGTTTCAATAAAATTTGCCTGGGGGGACGGGAGCGAATCCAACTGGAGTCCATTTGTTGGTTCCGGGGATATTGTCTCAATGGCGCATTTTTACAATAAAGAAGGTTGCTATGAAATTAGAGCCAAAGCCAAGGATATCCATAACGCAGAATCCGATTGGTCTGAACCGCATTTTCTCAATATCGGAACCGAGGTCCTCTGGACAAAGGAATACGGAGGTTATTTAGATGACCATGGTTATGGAATAGCAAAATCACAAGATAATTGTTATATAATAGTGGGAGCAACAAAATCTTATAGCGCGGGAGGATATGATGTATATCTCATAAAAATTGATACCACAGGCGGTATTATCTGGGAAAAAACATATGGAGGTAGTTTAGATGATTATGGATATTCAGTTAAGACTACAGCTGATGGAGGCTTCATAATAGCAGGAACAACTAAATCTTTCGGTGATGAAAATGGAGATGTTTACTTGATAAAGACTGATAATCAAGGCAACTCTATGTGGCAAAAAGTTTTTACATTTCCACTAACTGATAATGGGTATGATGTAGATATATTGCAAGATGGGTATGTAATAACAGGTGTGTTAGGTTCTAACCAAGGTAGTGATATGTTGTTAATCAGAACCAATATTAATGGCGATACGCTTTGGGTAAAAACATATGGTGGTTTGGATTTAGATTGCGGACTTTCGGTTAAAAAATGTAATGACAATGGCTTTATCATTGCCGGATATACCTATTCTTTTGGGAATAATGGCGACATCTATCTCGTAAGAACGGATGAAGCGGGTAATGTAATCTGGACAAAAACCTATGGAGGGACTGGTGCAGATATCGGGAATATGGTGATATTGACTTCTGATAATGGTTATTTAACTGTTGGCGGTAATGGTAATGTGTATACATTGAAATTAGATAACAATGGCAATAAAGTCTGGGAAAGAAGTTACGGTACAAATTATACTGACAATGGTTATGCTGTTGAACAGTCTGCAGACGGGAAATACTATATCGTGGGTTCAGCAGGAATTAATGGCAGCGATTTGTATTATCTCACTCTTGATGCCACCGGAAATCAACTTAAAGAGAGAACTTATGGAGATTATCAGTATGAATATGGACGCTTTTTATTGCTTGATGGTGCAAATGCTATAATCGGTGGCTATCGATTGAATAATTTGATGCGAAATAATATCTATGTCATCAAAGTAAAAAAATAGGAGAAAATTATGTTAAGCAAAAAGCAACTCTCAGTCATCAATGGAGTTTCCCTTTCTTTTCTCATTTATATAATCTGCCTTAGCACCAATGCCAGTTGTAAAAATCCCAAGGAATACGAACCGCCATTTGATTCTCTCCATCCACCACCAGCCGCCCCGATATTGATTAGCCCGCGCAATGATACAACCATCTGGTTTACAACGCCATATCCACATGAGATTAAATTAAAATGGAGTGTCGTCGAAGATGTTGAATATTACCAATTACAGATTGCAAATGATACAACAGTCTTGCCTAATGCGCCATTGATTAATGCAGAAGCATGTTCAACCATATACACAATTACGAAAAATGGTTTTTACTTCTGGCATGTGCGGGCCTACAACCGTAAGTGGACTTGGTATACTGAATGGTCTCCCACCTGGCATTTTGGGGTTTTTTATGCACCCTAAGGAGGTAAATATGAAAAGCCATCAATGGAAAATTGGAGACCCAATCTTTTTAAGAAATTTGGTGTTGTACCCAATAAAAGATGGTTCAGAAAATGATGGCATAACAATAAAAACCATTGAAGAAGCAATCAAAAATAAGCAGGCAATTTTTCGGGAACTGGATACTCCCCAGATAAATACAATTATCTTTGATAATAAAGGTAACTCACCGGTATTGATGCTTGACGGCGAAGAACTAACCGGCGCTATGCAAAATCGAATCATCGCCCAGTCATTCATTGCCCAAGCACGCACCCAAAGCCGCGTTCCGGTAATATGTGCCGAAGCGAAGAGATGGGAAACAATTGGTGGTTTTAAAACTGGGTATTGTTCTTATCCCCGGGTACGCTCAATCCTGGCATCTTCCATGAGTAAAAACCTTAACACCCAGAGTGAAGTCTGGAAGGAAATCGAAAGGAAATTGACGGTAACCAGGACGAAATCACGGACTTCCTCAATGCATGAGATTTTTGATAATCTTAATGAGGAGATTGATCGTTATCTGGAAGGATTCGAAGGATTAAACAGTAATACTGTGGGATTTATTGGAGTGGCTGGAAGGCAAATCCTCGGTTGCGATATCTTTTGTTCTCCTGATGTTTATCACAAGTTTGAGAAAAAATTACTCCGTAGTTATGCCCTGGATGCGATCGAACATCAAACAACCCGCGGCACCGGGGTGGAAGTTGAAAGCTTCCTTACGCACTTAATCAAATCGCTGAGCAAAAACGAACAGGGCGCCAGAATGCAACATTTGAGATTTAAAAGCAAAAATTTGGTGGGTCAGATGGTTCTTTATAAAGGAACTCCAGTGCACATTTCGGCATTCCCAGATTGAGCTGCTTATTTACCGCTTGTCAAAGTTAGAGATGCGATGCTTTTAAAAAAGCTGGGTAAATACGAAATCATTGAATGGCTCGGTGGGGGCAGATTCGGTGATGTGTTTTTAGCCTATGATACAATTCTGGAAACAAACTTTGCTTTAAAAATTTCCCGGATGCGTAAAGAAGAGATTGTCATGCTCAAAGATGAAGCAAAACTCCTTGCCTCTCTAAATCATCCCAATATCGTTCGTTTTTATAATATAGATTTCATTGAAAATAAATTCGTACTCGTGATGGAATATATCAAGGGTACGACTTTAAGGGAAGTCATTAAAGAAGGTGGCATTGAGATAGGTGAATTCTTAAATATTGCCCAGCAGATACTTGACGGGATGAGTTATGCACACAAGATCGGCGTGCTCCATCGTGATTTAAAACCCGAAAACATCCTGGTAACCGAGAACAATATCATCAAGATAACTGATTTTGGACTTGCCCGTTTTCTGAAGACTGGCTCAATTGCCGCCTCTACCGCAGGCACCCCTATCTATATGGCGCCCGAGGTGTGGTCGGGTAGATTTAGTGAAAAATCCGATATCTGGAGTATCGGCGTGATTTTCTATGAACTCCTCACCGGTACCCCACCATTTCTTGATGACAATCTGGATGGATTAAAAAAGAAGATTGAAAAGGGCAAATTATTGATTCCCGGTATCATAAGACCTAATCTTCCTGGATATATCGAGGAGGTAGTAGTTCGCTGCTTGAATACAAAACCAGAATTACGGCCGGATTGCGCAACAATCATGAAAATTTTGAAAAAACAATCAAAGGGTATAAAGATTGAAGCACCCATTGCCACTTGCGAAAAGAAAAAAGGTGCCATAAAATTAACCCCGGATCAAG includes:
- a CDS encoding TonB-dependent receptor, with the translated sequence MASLFLTVFLFSGIAGKIQGVVKDEDTKEPIVAADVIILNTEIGAATDDNGNFFILNVPSGRYTVEISCLGYQTKRIENVLVEVDRTTRLNVTLKQTAIEIAPVTVYGETPTIKKDYVATTQIVRKAEIATLPVDYTPAVITFQAAVAKTDTALHVRGGRATEVQYMVDNVSIIDPQTGDVAIEISKGIVEEVIFLPGGFDAEYGRAMSGVVNLISERPQKKLQGNLYAKTEKIMPFYYDFGYENHQSTIHLPATRNLQGLASIDIMQTQDWDPRLYILPHKQRGDYSIYSKWLFTPSGKIKLSLSGAKSRSQFDRYSGPDPFFKFYLDHYRSDMRKGELAALNLNYLPDNKKLFNLTVSRLYTQKTYGVREPGIYGIFDDFKFRDYRTLKWPRGTHRNPFGVAYYKVISEGDYPQYQEKNSEVYNINFKANLQLHQYHELKTGVEYIYQNLDNFTYFVCTDTLNPIADDYNHQPKEYSIYVQDNIDIKGFYAKLGARYDYYAVDIEGAKPQINISPRIGCSFLVTENFLFRANIGRYVQPPLYDYVYSFYELLPLAPQYYNFISIVGNPELKPEKTLSYEIGFQGLIKENLTATTNLFYKDVSDLTGTRYIVQLPLGYFQYFNVEYANIKGMETILEYSNNFFSGKISYTLSWAKGTSSYAGEYADTSASRPAQDYYLNFDQRHRIFIQGGIKAPLGTNIYLLAYFGNGFPYTPPGYMGKYEERNIFRLPFQRQIDCVITREFNVNRISFNLQLEVINLLDQRYEVAPHYPLMPLEKVRAEDFKDYLSLSNQYYSPAADFNHDGIVTPYETFHSFRDLIIATDDWVAAYTAPRRARIGIKVNL
- a CDS encoding carboxypeptidase-like regulatory domain-containing protein, translated to MNSVFNIPNQRSLIAIFFLLFLQCLNAPRNNKYDPDNPNKSEIGGFIYEPDSLGVPGALVDLINCADSNTERDIADSSGYYSFTHINPGIYTIVVRNKHYKDLVFENESLWAGTKLSSYNFFLTTFHFEDDEINNPPYGFTIITGDWRVVLESEDNQVLRGKDSSDGNPAILFFRNPQRAFLLEVNLKIAPLSGENWETGVLLWYQDSLNYYCITLKKTFAQFSLVKNGIVTVFYTKLLNIAENSWHYLSSIYTGDGLLFYLDNTFLFPVSLISRVFDNGFWGLYVASHEPGVDVTVDFDELYLKIP
- a CDS encoding DUF6569 family protein, whose product is MKSHQWKIGDPIFLRNLVLYPIKDGSENDGITIKTIEEAIKNKQAIFRELDTPQINTIIFDNKGNSPVLMLDGEELTGAMQNRIIAQSFIAQARTQSRVPVICAEAKRWETIGGFKTGYCSYPRVRSILASSMSKNLNTQSEVWKEIERKLTVTRTKSRTSSMHEIFDNLNEEIDRYLEGFEGLNSNTVGFIGVAGRQILGCDIFCSPDVYHKFEKKLLRSYALDAIEHQTTRGTGVEVESFLTHLIKSLSKNEQGARMQHLRFKSKNLVGQMVLYKGTPVHISAFPD
- a CDS encoding T9SS type A sorting domain-containing protein, translated to VGLWHSQAGAGQDSLAFWNLYYNYSTDGGLTWHTPRNITGSFGYRHGLAQIAKRIDTQNNQFFYVFGQDMVADLDPIWMCWKGWLYTHPARWYWGRQPIMGIVEQKQKKPAKFSLNISPNPGRDNVVITYTTPEAGHISLKVYSIDGRLVRIIENGFKNAGRYKLDCSLRDLNSGIFIVQLETERQNVNRSIIVAK